The following coding sequences lie in one Glycine soja cultivar W05 chromosome 16, ASM419377v2, whole genome shotgun sequence genomic window:
- the LOC114390772 gene encoding monodehydroascorbate reductase 4, peroxisomal → MGRAFVYVILGGGVAAGYAALEFVKKGVSHGELCIISDEPVAPYERPALSKGFLLPEAAARLPSFHTCVGANEERLTPKWYKEHGIELVLGTGVKSTDVKRKTLLTTTGETISYKILIVATGARALKLEEFGVSGSDAENVCYLRHIADANRLVDVMQSCPGGNAVVIGGGYIGMECAASLVINKINVTMVFPEEHCMARLFTSKIANYYEEYYKSRGVNFIKGTVLSSFDFDSNGKVTAVNLRDGTTLSVDMVVVGIGIRPNTGLFEGQLTLEKGGIKVNGMLQSSNSSVYAIGDVAAFPVKAFGETRRLEHVDSARKSAIHVVSSIMEPNKTGEFDYIPFFYSRVFTLSWQFYGDNVGEVVYYGDMSGSAFGAYWVSKGHLVGAFLEGGTKEEYEAIAKATRLRPAIEDLTELERQGLSFAVTVSQKPVVPPPVEVRASDLLLEKPLYAWHATAGVIIAASIAAFAYFYGKKRRRW, encoded by the exons ATGGGGAGAGCCTTTGTGTATGTGATTCTTGGAGGAGGCGTGGCTGCTGGCTATGCTGCTCTTGAATTCGTCAAGAAAGGAGTCTCTCATGGTGAACTCTGTATTATTTCCGATGAACCA GTTGCTCCTTATGAAAGGCCTGCATTGAGCAAAGGATTTTTGCTTCCAGAAG CTGCTGCCCGGCTTCCATCCTTTCATACCTGTGTTGGTGCAAATGAGGAGAGGCTAACTCCAAAATGGTATAAAGAGCATG ggaTTGAATTAGTTCTTGGAACCGGAGTTAAATCCACTGATGTGAAACGTAAGACACTATTAACAACAACTGGAGAGACCATAAGTTACAAGATTCTGATTGTTGCTACTGGTGCTCGG GCTTTGAAGCTGGAAGAATTTGGGGTGAGTGGATCAGATGCAGAAAATGTATGTTATTTAAGACATATAGCAGATGCAAATAGGCTTGTAGATGTTATGCAGTCTTGTCCTGGAGGTAATGCTGTTGTCATTGGTGGTGGATACATAGGCATGGAGTGTGCAGCGTCTTTAgtgatcaataaaataaatgtaacaaTGGTCTTCCCTGAGGAACATTGCA tGGCTCGTTTATTTACCTCAAAGATTGCAAACTACTATGAAGAATATTATAAATCAAGAGGAGTAAACTTCATTAAGGGAACTGTGCTGTCATCATTTGATTTTGACTCCAATGGGAAg GTTACAGCTGTTAATCTTAGAGATGGAACCACGCTATCTGTGGACATGGTTGTGGTGGGAATTGGAATACGTCCAAATACAGGTTTGTTTGAAGGCCAACTTACTTTGGAGAAAGGTGGAATCAAAGTAAATGGGATGTTGCAGTCAAGCAACAGCTCAGTCTATGCCATTGGAGATGTTGCAGCATTTCCAGTCAAAGCATTTGGGGAAACACGAAGACTTGAGCATGTTGATTCAGCACGGAAATCTGCAATACATGTTGTTTCTTCCATAATGGAACCAAACAAAACGGGAGAATTTGATTACATTCCTTTTTTCTACTCCAGAGTCTTCACACTGTCTTGGCAATTTTATGGGGATAATGTTGGGGAAGTTGTCTATTATGGAGATATGTCAGGTAGTGCATTTGGGGCATACTGGGTAAGCAAGGGTCACCTTGTTGGGGCTTTCCTTGAAGGTGGAACTAAAGAAGAATATGAAGCCATAGCCAAGGCTACTAGGTTAAGGCCAGCAATTGAAGACTTGACTGAACTGGAGAGACAGGGTTTGAGTTTTGCAGTTACAGTTAGCCAGAAACCGGTGGTGCCACCCCCAGTCGAGGTTAGGGCCTCGGACCTACTTTTGGAAAAACCACTATATGCTTGGCATGCCACAGCCGGGGTTATTATTGCTGCATCAATAGCTGCATTTGCATATTTTTACGGAAAAAAGCGCCGCAGATGGTGA
- the LOC114389668 gene encoding uncharacterized protein LOC114389668, with translation MGTLEAGSKDPSGCSSPSPENDNNELREALCALKNGASENGVGFSGHGNQGSGDGGVVEVGKSRVSETKVSDEKGFEGREMEDDCQGLADSEMNGVSSLLKMRESGRNLMFLYGGASESAGKVNSEGGSFEVGVEGGERDGKKIEGEDDRNGKTVTADVPIADTSENKDVEMEDLGDEGCGGFLVGDFVWGKIKSHPWWPGRVYDPSDASDFALKLRQKSRLLVAYFGDGTFAWCHPSQLKPFEENFEDMMKQSSSRAFVNAVQKAVSEVGRLLNLKMSSSCAADKTSSEFVRPLAANSGVKEGILIPENGIEKLSDVLIDPAEFLSRVKQIAEIISIANILELEILKAQLSAFYLSRGGYRLPMYEVPQPVPGLEDSLRDKTVNVGSSECAVEAPAHGPFEEDYSTMPMSPKSGELSHSHGISGNRLNHRIKQKSIAEIMGEDKDVNTKNQEGDATEKVTVRKKRKGSEDTMASKSVQMRKALFSNTDRNVAGAENDGGCWGKEDGDNGTLAQLKKKKKAFGIGKSSSGSKKETDLEGKFKGKNEKGSLSREKKKSKYLSPPFTIPAREQRKGEIETESPKVSGKDQESEPLTRASDQLLKSPVPLKLNDEAFQENVSKELVKEQDLPDSSNYRTPEYDENKTIDTTKIQVPLGEVLSEVRYAAINPQTPSNTNSLERIVDFIFIYRSSLFRQGSYYKIYKKHKPSKKRKKPESDLGILRKDQIQSDHISAINDSEPKKRRIKKETALGLPKEKLSAAAKIGKKGTDKNASGAALFVSFEPGSSLPSKSDLITLYGKFGALNESETAMFASDYTARVFFLKASNAEKALSHSQNLNPFDSSGASFRLEYLSAGSKSEKSKPKASSTKKKDKTPAKPSASLSPGTEASKLNYIKQKLQCLTSMLEASDAKLPDIKAKLESEMKRLLEDVNKMVESSS, from the coding sequence ATGGGTACATTGGAGGCTGGATCAAAGGACCCATCTGGGTGTTCATCGCCTTCTCCAGAGAATGACAACAATGAGCTCAGGGAAGCTCTGTGTGCTCTGAAAAATGGGGCTTCAGAAAACGGGGTTGGTTTCTCTGGCCATGGGAACCAAGGTTCTGGTGATGGTGGGGTTGTCGAAGTGGGGAAGAGCAGGGTCTCTGAGACCAAGGTTTCGGATGAGAAGGGTTTTGAGGGGAGAGAAATGGAGGATGATTGTCAAGGTTTGGCAGATTCGGAGATGAATGGGGTCTCCTCTTTGTTGAAAATGAGAGAGAGTGGTAGGAACTTAATGTTTTTGTATGGTGGTGCGAGTGAGAGTGCTGGGAAGGTGAACTCTGAGGGTGGTTCTTTTGAGGTTGGAGTGGAAGGAGGAGAAAGAGATGGGAAGAAAATTGAGGGCGAGGATGATCGAAATGGGAAAACCGTGACTGCAGATGTTCCAATTGCTGATACAAGTGAAAACAAGGATGTGGAAATGGAAGATTTGGGTGATGAAGGATGTGGTGGGTTCTTGGTTGGTGATTTTGTTTGGGGTAAAATTAAGAGTCATCCCTGGTGGCCTGGCAGGGTTTATGACCCTTCCGATGCTTCTGATTTTGCTTTGAAGCTGAGACAAAAGAGTAGACTACTTGTTGCTTACTTTGGGGATGGAACCTTTGCTTGGTGCCATCCTTCACAATTGAAGCCATTTGAGGAGAACTTTGAGGATATGATGAAGCAGAGTAGCTCCCGGGCTTTTGTTAATGCTGTACAGAAAGCTGTAAGTGAGGTTGGAAGGCTTTTGAATTTGAAGATGAGTTCTTCATGTGCTGCGGATAAAACTAGCTCTGAATTTGTTCGGCCGTTAGCTGCCAATTCTGGAGTCAAGGAGGGAATTCTTATACCTGAAAACGGTATAGAGAAACTTTCTGATGTTCTGATTGATCCAGCAGAATTCCTTTCTCGAGTGAAACAAATTGCCGAAATTATTTCCATTGCTAATATTCTGGAGCTGGAAATATTGAAGGCTCAGCTTTCAGCTTTTTATCTATCAAGAGGAGGTTATAGATTACCTATGTATGAGGTGCCCCAGCCAGTTCCTGGACTTGAAGATAGTTTAAGGGATAAAACAGTGAATGTAGGCAGCAGTGAGTGTGCAGTGGAAGCACCTGCACATGGGCCATTTGAAGAGGACTACTCTACCATGCCAATGAGCCCAAAATCTGGTGAATTGAGTCATTCACATGGGATTTCAGGAAATAGATTGAATCATAGGATTAAGCAGAAAAGCATTGCTGAAATTATGGGAGAGGACAAAGATGTCAATACCAAAAATCAGGAAGGAGATGCAACTGAAAAAGTGACTgtaagaaagaagaggaaaggcAGTGAGGATACAATGGCATCTAAATCTGTGCAGATGAGAAAAGCGTTGTTCTCAAATACTGATAGAAATGTGGCAGGTGCTGAAAATGATGGTGGTTGTTGGGGCAAAGAGGACGGTGACAATGGAACATTGGCGCagttgaaaaagaagaaaaaagcttTTGGTATTGGAAAGTCTAGTAGTGGGAGCAAAAAGGAAACTGATCTAGAAGGGAAGTTCAAAGGAAAAAATGAGAAGGGTTCTTTgtcaagagaaaagaagaaaagcaagTACTTGTCCCCTCCTTTTACTATTCCAGCCAGAGAGCAGAGGAAAGGAGAGATAGAAACAGAATCCCCTAAAGTTTCTGGCAAAGATCAGGAATCAGAGCCACTGACCAGAGCTTCTGATCAACTTCTCAAGTCCCCTGTACCTTTGAAGTTGAATGATGAGGCATTTCAGGAGAATGTTTCGAAGGAACTTGTCAAAGAACAGGACCTTCCTGATAGCTCAAATTACCGAACACCAGAATATGATGAGAACAAGACTATTGATACAACGAAAATCCAGGTTCCACTTGGGGAAGTTCTGTCTGAAGTCCGTTATGCAGCTATTAATCCACAAACTCCATCGAATACCAATTCTCTTGAAAGAATtgtggattttatttttatctacagAAGCTCGTTATTTCGCCAAGGATCCTACTATAAAATATACAAGAAGCATAAACCTAGCAAGAAGAGAAAGAAGCCAGAATCTGATCTTGGGATTTTGAGGAAAGATCAAATACAATCTGATCATATATCAGCTATTAATGATTCAGagccaaagaagagaagaataaagaAAGAGACAGCTTTAGGTTTGCCTAAAGAGAAGCTATCTGCTGCAGCTAAGATTGGCAAGAAGGGGACTGATAAAAATGCTTCAGGTGCTGCCCTTTTTGTCTCATTTGAGCCAGGATCCTCTCTGCCTTCAAAATCGGATCTTATCACACTGTATGGTAAGTTTGGAGCTCTAAATGAATCAGAAACGGCTATGTTCGCTAGTGATTACACTGCTCGTGTCTTCTTCCTGAAAGCCTCCAATGCTGAAAAGGCCTTAAGCCATTCACAGAACCTGAACCCCTTTGACTCTTCCGGAGCCTCTTTCAGACTCGAGTATCTTTCTGCTGGTTCCAAGTCTGAAAAATCCAAGCCTAAAGCTTCTTCAACAAAGAAGAAAGACAAGACTCCAGCCAAGCCATCTGCTTCATTGTCACCAGGTACTGAAGCATCCAAATTGAACTACATAAAGCAGAAACTTCAGTGTCTGACCTCAATGCTAGAAGCATCTGATGCTAAATTACCTGATATCAAGGCAAAATTAGAGAGTGAGATGAAACGCCTTTTGGAGGATGTGAACAAAATGGTTGAATCTTCTTCCTAA